From the Scophthalmus maximus strain ysfricsl-2021 chromosome 11, ASM2237912v1, whole genome shotgun sequence genome, one window contains:
- the tbx2b gene encoding T-box transcription factor TBX2b isoform X2, translating into MRDPVFTGTAMAYHPFHAHRATDFPMSAFLAAAQPSFFPALSLPPGALTKPIPDHGLAGAAEAGLHPALSHHQAAHLRSMKSLEPEEEVDDDPKVTLEAKDLWDQFHKLGTEMVITKSGRRMFPPFKVRINGLDKKAKYILLMDIVAADDCRYKFHNSRWMVAGKADPEMPKRMYIHPDSPATGEQWMAKPVAFHKLKLTNNISDKHGFTILNSMHKYQPRFHIVRANDILKLPYSTFRTYVFPETEFVAVTAYQNDKITQLKIDNNPFAKGFRDTGNGRREKRKQLTMPSLRMYEDQCKADREGADSDASSSEPPGGRDAVHSPLGAGSSPLRFSRASRDEKTCTDSEQELEHHDEHCTASNSPGPEPVSPYSSRCEDRVRDRPSVEKKDDSIFSIRNLEKDKAESRHRKDTTDALIKDSEAGGISASKDTFSPLMVQTESPSHFSPGHLQSLALSGLHSQQFFNPLNTGSPLLFHPGQFAMAPGAFSAMGMGHLLASVSGASGLENGSLSAQGTGGTPNPFPFHLSQHMLASQGIPMPPFGGLFPYPYTYMAAAAAAASALPTTSTSSPLSRNPFLGSSRPRLRFNPYQLPVSLPQSSSLLTTGLPSSLNPASESSKPGSREASPAPEHHSNHKIGGSSGRATSPKTSMKDTVNELQSIQRLVSGLEGQREPSPTADSPK; encoded by the exons ATGAGAGATCCAGTTTTCACAGGGACTGCAATGGCTTATCACCCTTTCCACGCACACCGGGCGACCGACTTCCCCATGTCCGCCTTCCTAGCGGCCGCGCAACCTTCCTTCTTCCCGGCACTCAGCCTGCCTCCCGGGGCGCTCACCAAGCCCATCCCGGACCACGGCCTGGCCGGGGCGGCGGAGGCTGGGCTCCACCCGGCCCTCAGCCACCATCAGGCGGCTCATCTGCGCAGCATGAAAAGCCTGGAgcccgaggaggaggtggacgacgACCCTAAAGTTACACTGGAAGCCAAAGATCTTTGGGACCAGTTTCATAAACTCGGAACGGAGATGGTTATTACCAAGTCCGGGAG GAGGATGTTCCCCCCGTTCAAGGTGCGAATAAACGGCCTCGACAAAAAAGCCAAATACATCCTGCTGATGGACATCGTGGCGGCCGACGACTGCCGCTACAAGTTCCACAACTCCCGCTGGATGGTGGCGGGTAAGGCCGACCCGGAGATGCCCAAGAGGATGTATATCCACCCAGACAGCCCGGCCACCGGCGAGCAGTGGATGGCCAAGCCTGTTGCTTTCCATAAACTCAAGCTGACCAACAATATCTCAGACAAACACGGATTT ACCATCCTGAACTCCATGCACAAGTACCAGCCCAGGTTCCACATAGTGCGGGCCAACGACATCCTGAAGCTCCCTTACAGCACCTTCAGGACCTACGTGTTCCCGGAGACCGAGTTTGTGGCCGTGACTGCGTATCAGAACGACAAG ATAACGCAGCTGAAGATCGACAACAACCCTTTTGCGAAAGGATTCAGAGACACGGGGAacggaaggagggagaaaag gaagcagctgaCCATGCCGTCGCTGCGGATGTACGAGGACCAGTGCAAGGCGGACCGGGAGGGCGCGGATTCGGACGCCTCTTCCAGTGAGCCTCCGGGCGGCAGGGACGCCGTCCACTCCCCGCTGGGCGCCGGTAGCAGCCCGCTGAGGTTCAGCAGAGCGAGTCGAG ATGAAAAAACGTGCACTGACAGcgagcaggagctggagcaTCATGACGAGCACTGCACCGCCTCCAACAGCCCAGGTCCTGAACCCGTGTCCCCCTATAGCTCCAGGTGTGAGGACCGCGTACGGGACAGGCCTAGTGTGGAAAAGAAGGATGACTCCATATTCAGTATAAGGAACCTGGAGAAGGACAAAGCAGAAAGCAGGCACAGGAAGGACACCACAGACGCACTGATAAAGGACTCAGAGGCCGGAGGCATCAGTGCCAGTAAGGACACGTTCTCTCCTCTCATGGTCCAGACCGAGAGCCCCTCGCACTTCAGCCCAGGCCACTTACAAAGCCTGGCTCTGTCTGGCCTGCACAGTCAGCAGTTCTTTAACCCTCTGAACACCGGATCGCCGCTGTTGTTTCATCCTGGCCAGTTTGCCATGGCCCCTGGAGCCTTTTCTGCTATGGGAATGGGGCATCTTTTGGCCTCTGTATCGGGAGCAAGTGGTTTGGAAAACGGCAGCCTCTCCGCCCAGGGCACAGGAGGAACCCCCAACCCCTTCCCCTTCCATCTGTCCCAGCACATGCTAGCCTCTCAG GGCATCCCAATGCCTCCATTTGGAGGGCTTTTCCCATACCCTTACACCTAcatggcagcagctgcagcggcagcctcagccctccccaccaccagcaCTTCCAGCCCACTCTCCAGGAATCCCTTCCTGGGATCGTCCCGGCCTCGGCTCCGTTTTAACCCTTACCAGCTCCCGGTGTCATTGCCTCAGAGCTCCAGTCTGCTGACAACCGGCCTGCCAAGCAGCCTCAACCCGGCCTCTGAATCATCCAAACcgggcagcagagaggccagCCCAGCCCCAGAGCACCACAGCAACCACAAGATAGGAGGGTCAAGTGGGAGGGCCACATCCCCAAAAACCTCCATGAAGGACACAGTGAATGAGCTGCAAAGCATCCAGAGACTGGTGAGCGGTCTGGAGGGCCAGAGGGAGCCCTCCCCGACGGCAGACTCTCCAAAGTGA
- the tbx2b gene encoding T-box transcription factor TBX2b isoform X1, which produces MRDPVFTGTAMAYHPFHAHRATDFPMSAFLAAAQPSFFPALSLPPGALTKPIPDHGLAGAAEAGLHPALSHHQAAHLRSMKSLEPEEEVDDDPKVTLEAKDLWDQFHKLGTEMVITKSGRRMFPPFKVRINGLDKKAKYILLMDIVAADDCRYKFHNSRWMVAGKADPEMPKRMYIHPDSPATGEQWMAKPVAFHKLKLTNNISDKHGFQTILNSMHKYQPRFHIVRANDILKLPYSTFRTYVFPETEFVAVTAYQNDKITQLKIDNNPFAKGFRDTGNGRREKRKQLTMPSLRMYEDQCKADREGADSDASSSEPPGGRDAVHSPLGAGSSPLRFSRASRDEKTCTDSEQELEHHDEHCTASNSPGPEPVSPYSSRCEDRVRDRPSVEKKDDSIFSIRNLEKDKAESRHRKDTTDALIKDSEAGGISASKDTFSPLMVQTESPSHFSPGHLQSLALSGLHSQQFFNPLNTGSPLLFHPGQFAMAPGAFSAMGMGHLLASVSGASGLENGSLSAQGTGGTPNPFPFHLSQHMLASQGIPMPPFGGLFPYPYTYMAAAAAAASALPTTSTSSPLSRNPFLGSSRPRLRFNPYQLPVSLPQSSSLLTTGLPSSLNPASESSKPGSREASPAPEHHSNHKIGGSSGRATSPKTSMKDTVNELQSIQRLVSGLEGQREPSPTADSPK; this is translated from the exons ATGAGAGATCCAGTTTTCACAGGGACTGCAATGGCTTATCACCCTTTCCACGCACACCGGGCGACCGACTTCCCCATGTCCGCCTTCCTAGCGGCCGCGCAACCTTCCTTCTTCCCGGCACTCAGCCTGCCTCCCGGGGCGCTCACCAAGCCCATCCCGGACCACGGCCTGGCCGGGGCGGCGGAGGCTGGGCTCCACCCGGCCCTCAGCCACCATCAGGCGGCTCATCTGCGCAGCATGAAAAGCCTGGAgcccgaggaggaggtggacgacgACCCTAAAGTTACACTGGAAGCCAAAGATCTTTGGGACCAGTTTCATAAACTCGGAACGGAGATGGTTATTACCAAGTCCGGGAG GAGGATGTTCCCCCCGTTCAAGGTGCGAATAAACGGCCTCGACAAAAAAGCCAAATACATCCTGCTGATGGACATCGTGGCGGCCGACGACTGCCGCTACAAGTTCCACAACTCCCGCTGGATGGTGGCGGGTAAGGCCGACCCGGAGATGCCCAAGAGGATGTATATCCACCCAGACAGCCCGGCCACCGGCGAGCAGTGGATGGCCAAGCCTGTTGCTTTCCATAAACTCAAGCTGACCAACAATATCTCAGACAAACACGGATTT CAGACCATCCTGAACTCCATGCACAAGTACCAGCCCAGGTTCCACATAGTGCGGGCCAACGACATCCTGAAGCTCCCTTACAGCACCTTCAGGACCTACGTGTTCCCGGAGACCGAGTTTGTGGCCGTGACTGCGTATCAGAACGACAAG ATAACGCAGCTGAAGATCGACAACAACCCTTTTGCGAAAGGATTCAGAGACACGGGGAacggaaggagggagaaaag gaagcagctgaCCATGCCGTCGCTGCGGATGTACGAGGACCAGTGCAAGGCGGACCGGGAGGGCGCGGATTCGGACGCCTCTTCCAGTGAGCCTCCGGGCGGCAGGGACGCCGTCCACTCCCCGCTGGGCGCCGGTAGCAGCCCGCTGAGGTTCAGCAGAGCGAGTCGAG ATGAAAAAACGTGCACTGACAGcgagcaggagctggagcaTCATGACGAGCACTGCACCGCCTCCAACAGCCCAGGTCCTGAACCCGTGTCCCCCTATAGCTCCAGGTGTGAGGACCGCGTACGGGACAGGCCTAGTGTGGAAAAGAAGGATGACTCCATATTCAGTATAAGGAACCTGGAGAAGGACAAAGCAGAAAGCAGGCACAGGAAGGACACCACAGACGCACTGATAAAGGACTCAGAGGCCGGAGGCATCAGTGCCAGTAAGGACACGTTCTCTCCTCTCATGGTCCAGACCGAGAGCCCCTCGCACTTCAGCCCAGGCCACTTACAAAGCCTGGCTCTGTCTGGCCTGCACAGTCAGCAGTTCTTTAACCCTCTGAACACCGGATCGCCGCTGTTGTTTCATCCTGGCCAGTTTGCCATGGCCCCTGGAGCCTTTTCTGCTATGGGAATGGGGCATCTTTTGGCCTCTGTATCGGGAGCAAGTGGTTTGGAAAACGGCAGCCTCTCCGCCCAGGGCACAGGAGGAACCCCCAACCCCTTCCCCTTCCATCTGTCCCAGCACATGCTAGCCTCTCAG GGCATCCCAATGCCTCCATTTGGAGGGCTTTTCCCATACCCTTACACCTAcatggcagcagctgcagcggcagcctcagccctccccaccaccagcaCTTCCAGCCCACTCTCCAGGAATCCCTTCCTGGGATCGTCCCGGCCTCGGCTCCGTTTTAACCCTTACCAGCTCCCGGTGTCATTGCCTCAGAGCTCCAGTCTGCTGACAACCGGCCTGCCAAGCAGCCTCAACCCGGCCTCTGAATCATCCAAACcgggcagcagagaggccagCCCAGCCCCAGAGCACCACAGCAACCACAAGATAGGAGGGTCAAGTGGGAGGGCCACATCCCCAAAAACCTCCATGAAGGACACAGTGAATGAGCTGCAAAGCATCCAGAGACTGGTGAGCGGTCTGGAGGGCCAGAGGGAGCCCTCCCCGACGGCAGACTCTCCAAAGTGA